In one window of Oligoflexus sp. DNA:
- a CDS encoding biotin--[acetyl-CoA-carboxylase] ligase: MKIFRFETLDSTSSHAARLVEGGEAPPFAVISQQQTQGRGRSGKTWSSPEGGVYLTLVMDSQELAHTKQGQWPLLAATAVALWLRREFGFRATIKWPNDILYAGQKLAGILCESSVQGGTWGPLMLGVGINIHEAPDVPEQRSISVDKILGHRTATPLPMLADSLAEHLRTALPEPQLLQDFSSFTIEPGQLWVDGQNHLVRLQNFDAEGALHVRDMQSHADQVLTSVRHDYQWIYQQDKDWPLVVADIGNTLTKLALYKNPRDRNNQPLLLRFHPADPRETVLEILKPLREAGLPPGWPVHAISVADAAREVATKLLHELGFQLVQVPKRPLRVRFERYHFPDLGIDRAAMVEAAQEALPGRNLIVVSAGTCVTIEVLHGDRHYLGGYVLPGLQMKLDAMHQRTAKLPLLKLSDLDGKKLARGELLGRDTRSAMLHGVLNETSLAVMGLRKELEQAWPGTQWELICTGGDGEILSILLDSPFVPGLILQGVRLMVLGGWTEP; encoded by the coding sequence ATGAAAATATTCCGCTTCGAGACTCTGGATTCCACCTCGTCTCACGCCGCCCGCCTCGTTGAAGGCGGGGAAGCTCCTCCCTTTGCCGTGATCAGTCAGCAACAGACCCAGGGCCGTGGGCGATCGGGAAAAACCTGGTCGAGTCCCGAAGGCGGTGTCTATCTCACTCTTGTTATGGATAGCCAGGAACTCGCCCACACCAAACAGGGGCAGTGGCCCCTTCTCGCAGCGACGGCGGTCGCGCTCTGGCTGCGCCGGGAATTTGGTTTCCGGGCGACCATCAAATGGCCCAATGATATTCTTTACGCCGGTCAAAAGCTGGCGGGCATCCTCTGTGAAAGCAGCGTGCAGGGCGGGACCTGGGGACCTTTGATGCTCGGTGTCGGCATCAATATTCACGAGGCCCCGGACGTTCCTGAGCAGCGCAGCATTTCGGTGGATAAGATTCTGGGTCACAGGACCGCGACGCCCCTGCCGATGCTCGCCGATTCGCTGGCGGAACATCTTCGGACCGCGCTGCCTGAACCGCAACTCCTTCAGGACTTTTCAAGCTTTACCATCGAACCCGGGCAGCTTTGGGTGGACGGGCAGAATCATTTGGTGCGTCTGCAAAATTTCGATGCCGAAGGAGCGCTGCATGTCCGTGATATGCAGTCGCACGCCGATCAGGTTCTGACGTCCGTTCGTCATGATTATCAGTGGATTTATCAGCAGGACAAGGACTGGCCTTTGGTCGTCGCGGATATCGGCAATACGCTGACGAAGCTGGCCCTTTATAAAAATCCGCGCGACCGAAACAATCAGCCTTTGCTGCTGCGCTTTCATCCGGCTGATCCGCGGGAAACAGTTTTGGAAATCCTGAAACCCTTGCGTGAAGCCGGGCTGCCCCCGGGCTGGCCGGTTCATGCGATCTCGGTGGCGGATGCCGCGCGCGAAGTTGCGACGAAGCTTCTTCATGAGCTGGGTTTTCAATTGGTCCAGGTTCCGAAGCGGCCTCTCAGGGTTCGCTTTGAACGCTATCATTTTCCAGACCTTGGAATCGATCGCGCGGCCATGGTGGAGGCGGCGCAGGAAGCTCTGCCGGGACGCAACCTGATCGTCGTCAGCGCCGGCACCTGCGTGACCATCGAGGTCCTTCATGGCGATCGTCATTACCTCGGCGGCTATGTCCTTCCCGGTCTTCAGATGAAACTCGATGCCATGCATCAGAGAACGGCGAAACTTCCCCTGCTCAAATTATCCGACCTGGACGGCAAAAAGCTGGCCCGCGGGGAACTGCTGGGTCGTGATACCCGCTCGGCCATGCTGCACGGGGTTTTGAATGAAACCAGTCTGGCTGTCATGGGACTGCGCAAGGAATTGGAGCAGGCCTGGCCGGGTACGCAATGGGAGCTTATCTGCACGGGTGGGGATGGTGAAATTTTGAGCATTTTGCTTGACTCGCCCTTTGTTCCAGGGCTCATATTGCAGGGAGTGCGGCTGATGGTTTTAGGTGGATGGACGGAACCCTGA
- the nadC gene encoding carboxylating nicotinate-nucleotide diphosphorylase has protein sequence MHELHSIQIEPIIQKALEEDWGYGDWTTDLCVEANRPARARIICKEATLIAGVDVAAAVFHKVDPQLNVQIKASNGTAAENRTELLSIEGRARSILKAERVALNLMARMCGIATLTRELVKALDGTRTQLLDTRKTTPGLRILEKSATVIGGARNHRFGLCDGVIVKENHIRAAGGITAALGRLHESLPPTLKIEVETTNLDEVKEALSAGADIIMLDNMSVGMMKEAVSLINGKALVEASGNVRLHNIREIAETGVDFISTSSVITGARWSDLSLLFDV, from the coding sequence ATGCACGAATTGCATAGTATCCAGATCGAACCCATTATTCAAAAAGCATTGGAAGAGGACTGGGGTTACGGCGACTGGACCACCGACCTTTGTGTGGAAGCCAATCGCCCGGCACGCGCGCGCATCATCTGCAAGGAAGCGACTCTGATCGCCGGCGTGGATGTGGCGGCTGCTGTGTTTCACAAAGTCGATCCTCAGCTCAATGTTCAGATCAAAGCCAGCAATGGCACGGCTGCCGAGAATCGCACCGAACTCCTTTCCATCGAAGGTCGCGCCCGCAGTATCCTGAAAGCCGAGCGCGTGGCCTTGAACCTGATGGCCCGCATGTGCGGGATCGCAACGCTGACCCGCGAACTCGTGAAGGCCCTTGACGGCACGCGCACTCAGCTGCTTGATACGCGCAAGACCACACCGGGTCTGCGCATCCTCGAAAAATCCGCGACCGTGATCGGTGGCGCGCGCAATCATCGCTTTGGACTGTGCGATGGCGTGATCGTCAAAGAAAATCATATCCGCGCGGCCGGTGGCATCACCGCGGCTTTGGGCCGTCTGCACGAAAGCCTCCCTCCCACTTTGAAGATTGAAGTCGAGACGACCAACCTCGACGAAGTGAAGGAAGCCTTGAGCGCGGGCGCTGATATCATCATGCTCGACAATATGAGCGTCGGCATGATGAAGGAAGCCGTGTCCCTTATCAACGGCAAGGCTTTGGTGGAAGCCTCGGGCAATGTGCGCCTGCACAATATCCGCGAGATCGCCGAAACCGGAGTGGATTTCATTTCCACCTCGTCTGTCATCACGGGTGCTCGCTGGTCCGATCTTTCGCTGCTTTTTGATGTATGA
- a CDS encoding response regulator, protein MAERWLVIDDSSTIQRVIKLAFQGYDVVISEADSCQEAAREIMSHTPSLVIADAALGGVQGVQDFLSLKAQAPQAPFIILEGSYDNIDEAQFRAAGFQHFLKKPFDGAQLLSITRQALGRALPYRGEAAIAASAGVAAAPAPQAHAQPAVAMPPPPPPVRTPRPGHDFSSFPPESTQTGGFDLGLNERGAAPMSASAPEPRTMAQTIVSEVRAAAQTQVAAEMRSMQNAAPADRASFHANPSTNPMGNSGNFGRKEAPVETIRNTMSFSLEDEDPLPSPVAAAMPGGRTESHAGWEGPRPAGSHLGNLLEPMLQEEMEKLVRVAVEDYCRKHFAGIARELIQRELDRLTQDRSRLLMD, encoded by the coding sequence ATGGCAGAGCGATGGCTGGTCATCGACGATTCATCCACCATTCAACGTGTCATCAAGCTGGCTTTTCAAGGCTATGACGTCGTTATTAGTGAAGCGGACAGCTGCCAGGAAGCAGCCCGTGAAATCATGTCGCATACGCCTTCGCTGGTGATTGCCGATGCCGCTCTCGGTGGCGTGCAGGGCGTGCAGGATTTTCTTTCCTTGAAAGCGCAGGCTCCGCAGGCTCCCTTCATCATCCTTGAAGGCAGCTACGATAATATTGATGAAGCTCAATTCCGGGCCGCAGGCTTTCAGCATTTTCTGAAAAAACCTTTCGATGGCGCGCAGCTGCTTTCGATCACAAGGCAGGCCTTGGGTCGTGCTCTCCCCTATCGCGGAGAAGCCGCCATCGCCGCAAGTGCGGGAGTGGCTGCAGCCCCGGCGCCCCAGGCGCATGCCCAGCCAGCGGTTGCCATGCCACCACCACCACCGCCGGTGCGCACGCCGCGTCCCGGGCATGATTTTTCCAGTTTTCCTCCTGAATCGACGCAGACGGGTGGATTTGATTTGGGCCTGAATGAACGCGGGGCAGCCCCGATGTCGGCGTCGGCTCCCGAGCCTCGCACCATGGCGCAAACCATCGTCTCGGAAGTGCGCGCCGCAGCGCAGACCCAGGTCGCAGCGGAAATGCGTTCCATGCAGAACGCAGCGCCTGCCGATCGCGCTTCGTTTCATGCAAATCCTTCGACCAATCCCATGGGCAACTCGGGAAATTTCGGTCGCAAGGAAGCGCCTGTCGAAACCATTCGCAATACGATGAGCTTCTCTTTGGAAGATGAAGATCCCTTACCCTCGCCGGTTGCGGCCGCCATGCCTGGGGGCCGTACCGAGTCCCATGCGGGCTGGGAAGGTCCACGCCCGGCGGGAAGCCACCTCGGTAACCTTTTGGAACCTATGCTCCAGGAGGAAATGGAGAAGCTGGTCCGCGTGGCGGTCGAGGACTATTGCCGCAAACATTTCGCCGGTATCGCGCGGGAACTCATTCAGCGGGAACTCGACCGTCTGACCCAGGATCGCAGTCGCTTGCTGATGGATTGA
- the rdgC gene encoding recombination-associated protein RdgC, producing MSLQNGSFSLTRYQVLGRTKRLSVAELNQKLHGYQARPISLQSAAREIDYGWVLPDNPELEDFVDRQTAWDISDCLYEDGVLLRLRIERRAVPGQLLQEIVKQRWSERKPPEETEEPQRVLKKQVLDEVKEELLRMSLPSVSYVDAFWKDQEDRIYLFSQSKMAREAFEDLFHKTFGKPHKIGIFRLLPPLLGISPDAWQSPAEHNEYLQRIVHTLPVRSGRAIETEAPPF from the coding sequence GTGAGTCTCCAAAATGGAAGTTTCTCCCTGACCCGTTATCAAGTGTTGGGGCGGACAAAGCGGCTTTCTGTCGCCGAACTGAATCAAAAACTGCACGGTTATCAGGCCCGTCCTATATCACTGCAATCCGCGGCCCGTGAAATCGACTACGGCTGGGTGCTTCCCGATAATCCCGAGCTTGAAGACTTTGTTGACCGTCAGACCGCATGGGACATCAGTGACTGCCTCTATGAAGACGGTGTGCTCCTCCGTCTGCGCATTGAAAGGCGCGCCGTGCCGGGGCAACTCCTGCAGGAAATCGTCAAGCAGCGTTGGTCGGAGCGCAAGCCGCCCGAGGAAACGGAAGAACCGCAACGCGTTCTGAAAAAGCAGGTCCTGGATGAAGTGAAAGAAGAGCTTCTGCGCATGAGCCTGCCTTCGGTCAGCTACGTGGATGCTTTCTGGAAGGACCAGGAAGACCGTATCTATCTGTTTTCACAAAGCAAAATGGCACGTGAGGCCTTCGAAGACCTCTTCCATAAGACCTTCGGCAAACCCCATAAGATCGGCATCTTCCGGCTTTTACCACCCTTGCTCGGCATCAGCCCCGACGCGTGGCAAAGCCCGGCCGAGCACAACGAGTACCTGCAGCGCATCGTGCATACCCTGCCTGTGAGGTCCGGTCGCGCCATTGAGACAGAGGCCCCACCCTTCTGA
- a CDS encoding isoprenylcysteine carboxylmethyltransferase family protein, whose protein sequence is MFDKETRVELGEWFFKARDYTPIPLIFLLLIFGHPTVKSATIGLLLIMVGELFRIYSVGFIGTISRTRSQSTGGRLITEGPFSYVRNPLYVANFLITLGFTVFGGSLWLLALTVLLFVVQYYFIVAYEENLLLAKFGEEYDEYRLRVPRWIPDRWPNLDQMMWPDTFTPALKSEKRTLTTIFSLIFLLALFA, encoded by the coding sequence ATGTTTGATAAAGAAACCCGCGTGGAGCTTGGTGAATGGTTTTTCAAGGCGCGTGACTATACGCCCATTCCCCTGATTTTTCTGTTGCTCATCTTCGGTCATCCGACCGTGAAATCCGCAACGATTGGTTTGCTCCTGATCATGGTGGGCGAACTTTTCCGCATCTATAGCGTGGGTTTCATCGGCACCATCTCGCGGACCCGTTCGCAGAGCACAGGCGGCCGCCTCATCACTGAAGGCCCCTTCTCGTATGTGCGGAACCCGCTCTACGTCGCGAACTTTCTGATCACGCTCGGCTTCACGGTCTTCGGCGGCAGCCTCTGGCTCCTGGCTCTGACTGTGCTTCTTTTCGTGGTGCAGTATTATTTCATCGTCGCTTATGAAGAGAATCTTCTTCTGGCGAAATTCGGCGAGGAATATGACGAGTATCGTCTGCGCGTGCCCCGCTGGATTCCTGATCGTTGGCCGAACCTTGATCAAATGATGTGGCCGGACACGTTCACTCCCGCTCTGAAGAGCGAGAAGCGCACCCTGACTACGATCTTTTCTTTGATTTTCCTTTTGGCTCTGTTTGCATAA
- a CDS encoding SMR family transporter: MSDQLPFWIVLLSALLHAIWNLQAKKTQYKGAFLWWITFWGCLFITPLVIFYEWPRITWSARLWLFPMLSIVSHATYTFCLAESYRRVPFSIAYPVSRGLAQVFIVIAGLLLFKERPGPWALMGVGLILFGIQATAPGAFRERVQLLLHSPWPLMVAVCICFYTTIDHRSVQVLPPLTVCLISNIGQCLILARPQLREFATVPRVDRLAFMRQTILWGAVSTAGYSLFLYAQHIGGLISIVGPLRETSVLMGMILSFFVLKEGFQWRKIVAACLIVSGIFLIER; encoded by the coding sequence ATGTCTGATCAGCTGCCGTTCTGGATTGTGCTCTTGTCCGCATTGCTGCATGCAATCTGGAATCTTCAGGCCAAGAAAACTCAATACAAGGGTGCCTTCCTGTGGTGGATCACATTCTGGGGCTGTCTTTTCATTACGCCCTTGGTGATTTTTTATGAGTGGCCGCGCATCACCTGGTCGGCGAGACTCTGGCTTTTTCCGATGCTTTCGATTGTCTCGCACGCCACCTATACCTTCTGTCTCGCGGAATCCTATCGCCGCGTGCCTTTTTCCATAGCCTATCCTGTGTCGCGCGGCCTTGCCCAGGTCTTCATCGTGATCGCGGGTCTTCTGCTCTTCAAGGAAAGGCCCGGGCCGTGGGCGCTGATGGGTGTGGGGCTCATTCTCTTTGGAATTCAGGCCACCGCTCCGGGGGCTTTTCGCGAACGCGTGCAGCTGCTTTTGCATTCACCCTGGCCTCTTATGGTCGCTGTCTGCATCTGTTTCTATACGACCATTGATCATCGCTCCGTGCAGGTTTTGCCTCCCTTGACGGTTTGCCTCATTTCCAACATCGGTCAGTGCCTGATCCTGGCCCGTCCGCAGCTGCGGGAATTCGCGACGGTTCCGCGCGTGGATCGCCTTGCCTTCATGCGGCAGACCATCCTCTGGGGCGCTGTTTCCACTGCGGGTTACAGTTTGTTCCTTTATGCTCAGCACATCGGCGGTCTCATCAGCATCGTCGGTCCCTTGCGGGAAACCTCGGTTCTGATGGGCATGATCCTCAGTTTTTTCGTTCTGAAGGAAGGCTTTCAGTGGCGGAAAATCGTCGCGGCCTGCCTGATCGTGAGCGGTATTTTTCTGATCGAACGTTGA
- a CDS encoding ChaN family lipoprotein — translation MLRLRWIFLALILPSCVTSQPADKLSSVMNSEQQTSLLNADVILLGEQHDNPHHHALQREVLDLMGQRSELGSVVFEQVHWDQQGVLNALNNRSLGELAKDLNWASSGWPDYKFYEPLFMAATRYKAQLIAGNIAPDKSKVVYKEGYAAIFTPDEQKKLGLDQTFEPKAEAALEEEIFVGHCRLLPKDHVKTMIPVQRTRDAAMALAWSRLHKKGKTVFIVGSGHARKDFGIPWYLERLKPGIKVYSVGMNEKGAETDAGVYDKVITTEAAERDDPCAGLKEKFSKPAKN, via the coding sequence GTGCTGCGTTTACGATGGATCTTTCTCGCTCTGATCCTTCCATCCTGTGTGACTTCACAGCCTGCGGATAAACTGTCGAGCGTCATGAATTCCGAGCAGCAGACTTCACTGCTCAATGCTGACGTGATCCTGCTGGGTGAGCAGCATGATAATCCGCATCATCATGCCCTGCAAAGGGAAGTGCTGGACCTTATGGGACAACGCTCGGAGTTGGGGTCGGTCGTCTTTGAGCAGGTGCATTGGGATCAGCAGGGCGTTCTGAATGCCTTGAATAACCGCTCTCTGGGTGAGCTTGCGAAGGACTTGAATTGGGCAAGCAGCGGTTGGCCGGACTATAAATTTTACGAGCCGCTTTTCATGGCGGCCACGCGTTACAAGGCGCAGCTGATCGCCGGCAATATCGCGCCCGACAAAAGCAAAGTGGTCTATAAAGAGGGCTACGCGGCGATTTTTACCCCCGACGAGCAAAAAAAGCTGGGACTGGATCAGACCTTTGAACCGAAAGCGGAAGCCGCTCTGGAAGAGGAAATCTTCGTGGGTCACTGCCGCCTTCTGCCCAAGGATCATGTGAAGACCATGATTCCGGTGCAAAGAACGCGGGATGCGGCCATGGCGTTGGCCTGGTCACGCCTTCACAAAAAAGGCAAAACGGTCTTCATCGTCGGCTCGGGTCATGCGCGCAAGGATTTTGGCATTCCCTGGTATCTGGAGCGCCTGAAGCCGGGTATCAAGGTTTATAGCGTGGGAATGAATGAAAAGGGCGCGGAAACCGATGCGGGCGTTTATGATAAGGTGATCACCACCGAAGCGGCGGAACGGGACGATCCCTGCGCGGGGCTCAAGGAAAAGTTTTCCAAACCCGCAAAGAATTGA
- a CDS encoding response regulator, which yields MLAFLSQNFLILMVALALLALGCLQAWQYHRRALGKLNQSYEKILNNMLDGFVVQKADGSIVGFNAAAHKILGLSEDELLGRSSIDPRWQASREDGSPFPGNEHPAMVTLATGQILRNVIMGISSGVGEKRWISINSVPLFDENVANPSHVVATFQDVTQSRRLAEDARQARERLELALKVGRIGIWEWNMLTGAVYRDEQIYAMHERTADSFPSNWLDVLHPDDRAHMEQQLQDCIQNGTVMDAMVRIMLPSGGIRHLRSIARIIFDNVHQTRVLTGVNWDATEQMEREERLQEAKTKAEEASRAKSDFLANMSHEIRTPLNGIFGMLSLLKESPLTQTQKEMIHTVESCSEGLLTVLNDVLDLSRIETQRLHMEHAPFDIQQSAQETVKLLMPQASQKDLPLLFTFDPSLPRIALGDAARFKQILLNLLSNAIKFTDQGDVQLVFGGESRDANHFEYRIEVKDTGIGISRENQHKLFQAFSQADSSISRRFGGTGLGLTISASLAELMGGRMEMESDLGKGSTFRLILPLATAQVTPLHRVPIEKPGPEFQVNTSRTILVVEDNKINQIVVTSLLQTMGFMDVDVAEDGLMALQQLELKNYDLIFMDMQMPGMDGLTATRRIRERVGCPPPMIVAMTANAFEDDRRRCFEAGMDEFMAKPFTKKDLARILQHLDQRKAS from the coding sequence ATGCTGGCTTTTCTGTCTCAAAATTTTTTAATCCTCATGGTCGCCCTGGCCCTTCTGGCCCTTGGCTGCCTGCAGGCCTGGCAATACCACAGACGAGCCCTCGGCAAGCTGAACCAGAGCTACGAAAAAATTCTGAATAATATGCTGGACGGCTTTGTCGTGCAGAAAGCCGATGGCAGCATTGTCGGTTTCAATGCGGCAGCGCACAAGATTCTGGGCCTGTCCGAAGATGAACTTTTGGGACGAAGCTCCATAGATCCTCGCTGGCAAGCCTCGCGTGAGGACGGCTCGCCCTTTCCTGGCAATGAACATCCGGCGATGGTGACACTGGCCACGGGCCAGATCCTGCGAAACGTCATCATGGGAATCAGCAGCGGAGTCGGCGAAAAGCGCTGGATTTCCATCAATTCCGTTCCGCTCTTCGATGAGAATGTGGCGAATCCCAGCCATGTCGTGGCTACCTTTCAGGACGTGACGCAGAGCCGCCGCCTCGCCGAAGATGCAAGACAGGCCCGGGAACGCCTGGAGCTGGCTTTGAAGGTGGGACGCATCGGTATCTGGGAATGGAATATGCTTACCGGCGCCGTCTATCGCGATGAGCAGATTTATGCGATGCATGAAAGGACGGCGGACTCTTTTCCATCCAACTGGCTGGATGTCCTGCATCCTGATGATCGTGCGCATATGGAGCAGCAGCTCCAGGACTGCATACAAAATGGAACGGTCATGGATGCCATGGTCCGCATCATGCTTCCCAGCGGCGGCATTCGCCATCTGCGCAGCATCGCCCGTATCATCTTTGATAACGTGCATCAGACCAGAGTCCTGACCGGCGTGAACTGGGATGCCACCGAGCAGATGGAACGCGAGGAAAGGCTGCAGGAAGCCAAGACCAAGGCGGAAGAAGCGTCGCGCGCGAAGTCGGATTTTTTAGCCAACATGAGCCATGAGATCCGCACGCCGCTGAACGGTATCTTCGGCATGCTTTCGCTGCTCAAGGAATCGCCGCTGACGCAGACCCAGAAGGAAATGATCCACACGGTCGAATCCTGCAGCGAGGGTCTTTTGACTGTTTTGAATGATGTGCTCGACCTGAGTCGGATCGAGACTCAGCGTCTTCACATGGAACACGCGCCCTTTGATATTCAGCAAAGCGCGCAGGAGACGGTGAAGCTTCTGATGCCCCAGGCCAGCCAGAAGGATTTGCCGCTGCTTTTCACCTTCGATCCATCCCTGCCGCGCATCGCTCTGGGTGATGCCGCCCGCTTCAAGCAGATACTTCTGAATCTTCTCAGCAACGCCATCAAGTTCACGGACCAAGGTGATGTTCAGCTGGTTTTTGGTGGAGAATCGCGGGATGCGAACCATTTTGAATATCGCATCGAAGTGAAGGATACCGGGATCGGCATCAGCCGGGAAAATCAGCATAAACTCTTTCAGGCCTTTTCCCAGGCTGATTCGTCGATTTCCCGGCGGTTTGGTGGGACAGGTCTCGGCCTCACTATTTCCGCGTCCTTGGCCGAACTGATGGGCGGACGCATGGAAATGGAAAGCGATCTGGGCAAGGGTTCCACCTTTCGTCTGATCCTGCCATTGGCCACCGCCCAGGTGACTCCTCTGCATCGTGTTCCTATCGAAAAGCCTGGCCCGGAGTTTCAAGTGAATACCAGCCGCACTATCCTGGTGGTCGAGGACAATAAGATCAATCAGATCGTCGTGACTTCGCTCCTGCAGACCATGGGCTTCATGGATGTCGATGTCGCGGAAGATGGGCTGATGGCCCTGCAGCAGCTTGAACTGAAGAACTATGACTTGATCTTCATGGATATGCAGATGCCCGGCATGGATGGGCTGACCGCCACGCGGCGCATTCGGGAGCGCGTGGGCTGTCCGCCGCCGATGATCGTGGCCATGACGGCGAATGCTTTTGAAGACGATCGTCGCCGCTGCTTTGAAGCCGGCATGGATGAGTTCATGGCCAAGCCCTTCACTAAAAAAGACCTGGCCCGAATTCTGCAGCATCTGGATCAGCGCAAGGCTTCGTGA
- the efp gene encoding elongation factor P gives MYATTDFKKGLKIEYNGKPFVIVEFQHVNPGKGSAFVRTRIKNLETAQVLEITFKAGEKVNVPDLDFKEMQYMYNDGESYTFMDMATYDQVVLKKDDLDDARYFIIENSMVRVTFFQNRPVTVEVDNFVELKVKETQPNIKGDTSGGGGKPATMETGLVVTVPFHISEGDVLKIDTRTSEYVEKVKK, from the coding sequence ATGTACGCGACGACCGACTTCAAGAAGGGCCTTAAGATTGAATATAATGGCAAACCATTTGTCATCGTGGAATTCCAACACGTGAACCCAGGCAAAGGCTCGGCTTTCGTTCGCACGCGCATCAAGAATCTTGAGACGGCGCAGGTGCTGGAAATCACGTTCAAAGCGGGCGAGAAAGTCAACGTTCCTGACCTCGACTTCAAAGAAATGCAGTACATGTATAACGATGGCGAAAGTTATACCTTCATGGATATGGCGACCTATGATCAGGTCGTCTTGAAAAAAGACGATCTGGATGATGCGCGCTACTTCATCATCGAGAACAGCATGGTGCGCGTGACCTTCTTCCAAAACCGCCCTGTGACGGTCGAAGTCGATAACTTCGTGGAATTGAAAGTCAAGGAAACCCAGCCCAACATCAAAGGCGACACCTCGGGCGGCGGCGGCAAGCCGGCGACGATGGAAACCGGCCTCGTCGTCACCGTTCCTTTCCATATCTCGGAAGGCGACGTGCTGAAGATCGACACCCGGACCAGCGAATACGTTGAAAAAGTGAAGAAATAA
- a CDS encoding alpha/beta fold hydrolase → MSRQFKIALTIEVAIMLCLWSIGYLFWTTICSNSLDQCFAEDTFWTRSGFLILSIVRPFFFSPLMQAAYIGGASFGPFWGSLLTVFGAALSAMAVYYPGHIIGKKFVRPWLSENLPSTWQLLRTQDYKVIFVTRFIPLFPFDVMSLLYGMADFHAKRVFVFTLIGSIPEVFFFASFGEPASDEAMMRGLRNIAVFGFMTLIPLLIYEFISRNKGSSLWTRLKRVYYELLYEARVNNEIVKRHQYSSDKIPIILLYGFGSSRKTLNVMENLLTKRGFEVMSFNLGGSLGVFFTRGIKETADFIDRKIQRQMKRYGFKKVHIVAHSKGGLVALWWLLRMGGSEYCDRLITLGTPFKGTWLTYLAMFTPFGWFFKDVWQMAPGSSFLIELHKSPPVPGLKVFCFYSNKDKVSPGTKAVFEHSSDVTGIPMHHVAHFQFLARRDVTQAIVRILRQDAANGRGRRGRDNGPRSQPGSAIQDLDEDQPAETGEEEFDSHSGAV, encoded by the coding sequence TTGTCGCGTCAGTTCAAAATCGCGCTGACCATTGAAGTGGCCATTATGCTTTGCCTCTGGAGCATCGGCTATCTTTTCTGGACGACCATCTGCAGCAACTCCTTGGATCAGTGCTTCGCCGAAGACACCTTCTGGACCCGCTCCGGTTTTCTGATCCTTTCGATCGTGCGCCCCTTCTTCTTTTCGCCCCTTATGCAGGCGGCCTATATCGGGGGTGCGAGTTTCGGTCCCTTCTGGGGCTCGCTGCTGACTGTTTTTGGAGCGGCGCTTTCGGCGATGGCCGTTTACTATCCTGGACATATTATCGGTAAGAAATTCGTAAGACCCTGGCTCAGCGAAAACCTGCCCTCGACCTGGCAGCTGCTGCGCACCCAGGATTATAAGGTGATTTTCGTCACCCGCTTCATTCCGCTCTTTCCCTTCGATGTGATGTCGCTGCTCTACGGCATGGCCGACTTTCATGCCAAGCGCGTGTTCGTCTTCACGCTGATCGGATCCATTCCCGAGGTCTTTTTCTTTGCGAGCTTCGGTGAACCCGCAAGCGATGAAGCGATGATGCGCGGTCTTCGCAATATCGCCGTCTTCGGTTTCATGACCCTCATACCCCTTCTGATCTATGAGTTCATTTCAAGGAATAAAGGCAGCAGCCTTTGGACCCGGCTGAAGCGGGTTTACTATGAACTCCTTTACGAAGCCCGGGTGAATAATGAAATCGTCAAAAGGCATCAGTATTCATCGGACAAGATTCCGATCATTTTGCTTTATGGCTTCGGTTCGTCGCGCAAGACGCTGAACGTGATGGAAAATCTTCTGACCAAGCGCGGTTTCGAAGTGATGAGCTTCAACCTCGGCGGCTCGCTCGGCGTTTTCTTCACCCGCGGTATCAAGGAAACGGCAGACTTCATCGATCGTAAAATCCAGCGGCAGATGAAACGCTATGGCTTCAAAAAAGTGCATATCGTCGCTCATTCGAAGGGCGGACTGGTCGCGCTGTGGTGGCTGCTTCGTATGGGTGGGTCGGAATATTGCGATCGGCTCATCACCTTGGGCACGCCGTTTAAAGGGACCTGGCTCACCTATCTGGCCATGTTCACGCCCTTTGGCTGGTTTTTCAAGGACGTCTGGCAGATGGCTCCCGGCTCCAGCTTTTTGATCGAGCTGCATAAGAGCCCGCCGGTTCCTGGTCTGAAAGTATTCTGTTTTTATTCGAACAAGGACAAAGTGTCGCCAGGCACCAAGGCCGTGTTCGAACATTCCAGCGATGTCACGGGTATTCCCATGCATCATGTCGCACACTTTCAGTTCCTGGCCCGCCGTGATGTCACGCAGGCCATCGTTCGCATACTCCGCCAGGATGCTGCCAATGGACGTGGACGCCGCGGCCGGGACAATGGTCCGCGAAGCCAACCCGGGAGCGCGATTCAGGATCTTGATGAAGATCAGCCGGCGGAAACAGGTGAAGAGGAATTCGATTCTCACTCGGGCGCAGTCTGA